From Myxococcus guangdongensis:
TCAAGGTCCACCTGGACGGGTATGACCAGACGCGGCTCTTGTCCGGACAGGGGCCGTCGCAGCGCTCGGAGTTCTTCTACTTCGGTGACGACGGGGAGCTGGTCGCCGTGCGCCACGGCCGGATGAAGCTCGTCTTCGCCGAGCAGAACGCCAAGGGCATCGAGGCCTGGGGCGAGCCCTTCACGATTCGCCGCGCCCCGTTGGCGTTCGACCTGCGCGCCGACCCGCTCGAGCGCTCCCAGGACGCGGTGGGCTACCAGCGCTGGCTCATCGACCACTCGTTCTACTTCGTGCCCGCGCAGCAGGCCGTGGCCCGCTTCCTCTCGACGTTCCGCGAGTTCCCCCCGCGCCAGCGCCCGTCGAGCTTCTCCGTGGACCAGGTGATGGAAAAGCTGGAGCAGGCCCCCTCGGGCATGCACTGAGAGGGCCTCGGGGGCCCGCGCGCTCGCCCCGGCGCGGGCCCTGCCCGTCAGACGTGCGGCGAGTCCCCTTCGCGCGAGACCGCGAAGCGGGACACGGCCCCGAGCAGGCGCTCCACGTCCACGGGCTTGCGCAGGAAGTCGTCCACGCCGAGCGCAATCACCTCGCGCGCGCTCACGCCCTGGCCGGAGATGACCACCACGGGGATGGAGGCGAGCGAGGCGTCGGCGAGCTGCCGGTCCCTGAACTCCCAGCCGTTCACGTCCGGCATCATCAGGTCCAACAGAATCACGTCCGGCCGCTCGCCCTGGCCGAGCAGCTCCAGCGCCTCGCGGCCTCCTCGGGCCAGGAGCACGCGGTGCCCCTCCAGCTCGAGCACGTCCTTGAAGGCCATCAGGATGTCCGGGTCGTCGTCGACCGCCAGCACGCAGTTGAGCATGGTCGAGCCCCTCCTCCTGATTCAAGGTGAGGACGCGCGGCGCACACGTCATCACCCCCGCGCCCGGGCCTCCCCTGAAGGCCGCCGCGCGTCGACGCGACGACACCTGACGCGGGCCATTCCCACCGGCCGGGCGAGGCGCCGCTCCAGCGTCCGTGGACTTCTGGCGGTTCCAGCCAGCGGCATGGATTTGTGTCCCCCCTTCCTCTTCAACCATGCGAGAAGCACCCTCGCGACCACCACCACGAGGAGACACCATGGCGGAGATGAGTTACCGGACGGCGCTGGTGACGGGCGCCTCGAGCGGACTGGGACGCGGACTGGCGCTCTGGCTGGCCCGGCGGGGCCTGCGCGTCTTCGCGGCGGGCCGGCGCGTTCCCCAACTGCAGGCCCTGGCCGCCGAGGCCCAGGCCGCGGGCGCCACCGTGGAGCCGGTGGAGCTGGACGTCTCGCGCGCGGAGCCGCTGATGGAGAAGCTGCGCGAGCTCGACTCGGAGTGTGGTGGGCTGGACCTGGTCGTCGCCAACGCGGGCGTCGGCGGCGTCACGCATGGCAAGCGGCTGGAGTGGGACAAGGTCCGCTCCATCATCGACACCAACGTCACGGGCGCGGTCGCCACGCTGACGGCCGTGTTGCCGAGCATGGTGGAGCGTCGCCGAGGCCACGTGGTGGGCATCTCCAGCCTCGCGGCGCACCGGGGGCTGGCGGGACACGCGGCCTACTCGGCGTCGAAGGCGTTCCTCGGCACGTTCATGGAGAGCCTGCGCGTGGACCTGGCGGGCACCGGCGTGTGCGTCACCTGCATCTTCCCCGGCTTCGTGAAGAGCGAGATGACCGCCGCCAACCATTTCCCCATGCCCTTCTTGATGGAGACGAACGCGGCCGTGGAGCTGATGGGCTCGGCCATCCTCCGTGGCGAGACGGAGGTCTCCTTCCCGTGGCAGCTGGCCATCCCCTCCCGGCTGGCGAAGGTGCTGCCCAACCCCCTCTTCGACGCGGCCGCCCGCCGGCTGCGCTGAGGTCCCATGTCCTCGACGACGCCCCCGTCCTTCGCCCAGCGCTTCGCCCGGCTCGCCGACGAGCGCTCCCCGTTCTGCCTCGGGGTCGACCCGTCGCGGGACCTGCTCACCCGCTGGGGACTGCCCGACACCGCGCAGGGACTGTCCGACTTCTGCGAGCGCATCGCGGAGGCCGCCGGTGACAGCGTCGCGGTGGTGAAGCCGCAGAGCGCCTTCTTCGAGCGCCACGGCCCCGCGGGCCTCCAGGTGCTCCAGAAGCTGATGAAGCGCTTCCAGGCCGCGGGCTCGCTCGCGTTGCTGGACGTGAAGCGCGGCGACATCGGCTCCACGATGGACGCGTATGCCGAGTCGGTGTTCGGCCCGGACAGCGCCTACCAGGCGGACGCGGCGACGTTCACCGCGTACCTGGGGCTGGGCGCGCTGGTGAAGACGATGGAGCGCGCGCGGGTGTCCGGAGCGTGCGCGTTCCTGGTCGTGCGCTCGTCGAATCCGGAGGGCACCTCACTCCAGAAGTCGAAGGGCGAGGATGGCCGCACGGTGGCCGAGGCGCTGGCGGACGGCCTGCGCGAGCTCAACGAGAAGGCGGGCCCGGGCGTGTTGCCCGCGGGCGCGGTGATGGGCGCCACCCTGCCCGACTCGGACCGGGGCGTCATCGAGCGGCTGGGCGGCGCGCTGCTCTTGACGCCGGGTATCGGCGCGCAGGGCGCTGGCTTCGACGACCTGAAGCGGCTGTTCGTGGGGCGAGAGGCACAGGTCATCCCCACCGCCACGCGCTCGGTGCTCGAGGCCGGGCCGGAGGTCGCCTCGCTGCGCGCCGCGATTCTCCGCCACGTCGAGCCCGCGCGCCGCTTTCGCGCTGGAGCCTGAAACGACTCGGGCCCCGCGTCCTCCCGAAGGAGGCGCACGGGGCCCGGAGATTCAGCGGCCGTGACGGGCGCTAC
This genomic window contains:
- a CDS encoding response regulator, which gives rise to MLNCVLAVDDDPDILMAFKDVLELEGHRVLLARGGREALELLGQGERPDVILLDLMMPDVNGWEFRDRQLADASLASIPVVVISGQGVSAREVIALGVDDFLRKPVDVERLLGAVSRFAVSREGDSPHV
- a CDS encoding SDR family NAD(P)-dependent oxidoreductase, with the translated sequence MAEMSYRTALVTGASSGLGRGLALWLARRGLRVFAAGRRVPQLQALAAEAQAAGATVEPVELDVSRAEPLMEKLRELDSECGGLDLVVANAGVGGVTHGKRLEWDKVRSIIDTNVTGAVATLTAVLPSMVERRRGHVVGISSLAAHRGLAGHAAYSASKAFLGTFMESLRVDLAGTGVCVTCIFPGFVKSEMTAANHFPMPFLMETNAAVELMGSAILRGETEVSFPWQLAIPSRLAKVLPNPLFDAAARRLR
- the pyrF gene encoding orotidine-5'-phosphate decarboxylase is translated as MSSTTPPSFAQRFARLADERSPFCLGVDPSRDLLTRWGLPDTAQGLSDFCERIAEAAGDSVAVVKPQSAFFERHGPAGLQVLQKLMKRFQAAGSLALLDVKRGDIGSTMDAYAESVFGPDSAYQADAATFTAYLGLGALVKTMERARVSGACAFLVVRSSNPEGTSLQKSKGEDGRTVAEALADGLRELNEKAGPGVLPAGAVMGATLPDSDRGVIERLGGALLLTPGIGAQGAGFDDLKRLFVGREAQVIPTATRSVLEAGPEVASLRAAILRHVEPARRFRAGA